In Duganella zoogloeoides, a single genomic region encodes these proteins:
- the cobI gene encoding precorrin-2 C(20)-methyltransferase, protein MKLGTLYGIGVGPGPAGFVPVAALDALRHADLIYAPRARGAADSVALQCLASAGFIPDPDKLREIEFNMDPDRSVLSEHYAQLADTLALELRAGRNVAYLTIGDSLTYSTYGYVLAGLRERIPDLPQRTFPGITSYAAAASALAWPLGEGKERVLILPCPETPQELRHEIETHDIVVLMKVGTRLPWVLDLLRDMRIADHCAFARRIGLPGELLASGVADLVADDAMGYLATLLVRRNPRKDR, encoded by the coding sequence ATGAAGCTCGGTACATTGTACGGCATCGGCGTCGGCCCCGGCCCGGCCGGCTTTGTGCCGGTGGCCGCGCTCGATGCGCTGCGTCACGCGGACCTGATCTACGCACCACGCGCGCGGGGTGCAGCCGATTCGGTGGCGCTGCAATGCCTGGCCAGCGCCGGCTTCATTCCCGACCCGGACAAGCTGCGCGAGATCGAGTTCAATATGGACCCGGACCGCTCGGTGCTGAGCGAGCATTACGCCCAGTTGGCCGATACGCTGGCGTTGGAATTGCGGGCAGGGCGCAACGTGGCCTACCTGACCATCGGCGACTCGCTCACGTATTCGACTTACGGCTACGTACTGGCCGGTCTGCGCGAACGGATTCCCGACCTGCCGCAGCGCACGTTCCCGGGCATTACCAGCTATGCCGCCGCCGCATCGGCCTTGGCCTGGCCGCTGGGCGAGGGCAAGGAGCGGGTACTGATCCTGCCATGCCCGGAGACGCCGCAAGAGCTGCGCCACGAGATCGAAACCCACGATATCGTGGTGTTGATGAAGGTCGGTACGCGCCTGCCGTGGGTGCTCGACCTGCTCCGCGACATGAGGATCGCCGATCACTGCGCGTTCGCGCGCCGGATCGGCTTGCCGGGTGAACTGCTGGCGTCCGGCGTGGCCGACCTGGTGGCCGATGATGCGATGGGTTACCTGGCCACCTTGCTGGTGCGCCGCAACCCGCGAAAGGACAGATAA
- a CDS encoding cobalt-precorrin-7 (C(5))-methyltransferase, whose product MIICIGAGPGDIGYLTQRGAELIRDADVVAGFEAVLNVVRSLIPETARVVSMGYRDQVEQLDNVAVEHHAGKKCVVVFMGDIHFSGFQYLERVERACGHPVESLPGISSAQILASRAKVCFDETTFITFHRRGDLEPFKRHLVHVLQDQRNAIVIPCPWDAARSFMPWHIAKYLIEQGIPPNQPTEVWENLTRGEAEWHGTLAECAEREVSDMSIMLIRTMAPMASQIEPAPVVA is encoded by the coding sequence ATGATTATTTGTATAGGCGCCGGCCCCGGCGACATCGGTTACCTGACCCAGCGCGGCGCGGAGTTGATCCGTGACGCCGACGTGGTGGCCGGCTTCGAGGCTGTGCTCAACGTGGTGCGCAGCCTGATTCCCGAGACCGCGCGCGTGGTCAGCATGGGTTACCGCGACCAGGTCGAGCAGCTCGACAACGTGGCAGTGGAACACCACGCCGGTAAAAAATGCGTGGTCGTGTTCATGGGCGATATCCACTTCAGCGGCTTCCAGTACCTCGAACGCGTGGAGCGCGCCTGCGGCCACCCGGTCGAGTCGCTGCCCGGCATTTCATCGGCGCAGATCCTGGCGTCGCGCGCCAAGGTGTGCTTCGACGAGACCACGTTCATCACTTTCCATCGCCGTGGCGACCTGGAACCGTTCAAGCGCCACCTGGTGCACGTGCTGCAAGACCAGCGCAACGCCATCGTCATCCCGTGTCCGTGGGATGCGGCGCGCTCGTTCATGCCATGGCATATCGCCAAGTACCTGATCGAGCAGGGTATCCCGCCGAACCAGCCCACCGAAGTGTGGGAAAACCTCACCCGTGGCGAAGCCGAGTGGCATGGCACGCTGGCCGAATGCGCCGAGCGCGAAGTGTCGGACATGAGCATCATGCTGATCCGCACCATGGCGCCGATGGCCAGCCAGATCGAACCGGCGCCGGTGGTGGCATGA
- a CDS encoding precorrin-8X methylmutase: MSGGDQFGIVIAGHGSRDPDAVREFEALVELIKLRVPQDVVTHGYLEFATPTIAEAVAANLAGGARQVAIVPGVLLAARHAKNDMPAEMQAAARDYPEIDFHFGAPMNLDPKLLQLAQERIVAAEALSPNTVRRSDTCLVVVGRGTTDPDANGEVAKLARMLEEGLGFGAAYVCYSGTASPLVADGLRSAAKLGYARVVVLPFFLFDGVLVKRIYAAADDLAEREPGLEVLKAGYLGVHPLMADVMIERAREAVAGRAAMNCSLCKYRVQIVGFEQQVGEPQQAHHLAVRALSARLNEPLAAQPSRYKPYLPHPIEAESFRIIAEGRDWTPFPQDQLTILQRLVHTSGDFDAVNDMYFSPGAVDSGIRALLRCKRILTDVTMVQTGLKRALLEELGIDTWCGVHDRETHLMSEQYGITRSAAGIRRGWEKFGNDVVVSIGDAPTAIAEATRLIREHGWRPQLVIGLPVGFVGTRETKEDLRRCLQVPRITNRGTRGGSPWAASVVNGLMIDALNGLSAQQASEQAAEPAAEQAAEPAAVPREDVAG, translated from the coding sequence ATGAGCGGTGGCGATCAATTCGGCATCGTGATCGCGGGCCATGGCAGCCGCGACCCGGACGCCGTGCGCGAGTTCGAAGCGCTGGTGGAGCTGATCAAGCTGCGCGTGCCGCAGGACGTGGTCACCCACGGCTACCTCGAATTTGCCACGCCGACGATTGCGGAAGCGGTGGCGGCCAACCTGGCCGGCGGCGCCAGACAGGTGGCGATCGTGCCCGGCGTGCTGCTGGCCGCCCGTCACGCCAAGAACGACATGCCGGCCGAAATGCAGGCTGCGGCGCGCGACTATCCCGAGATCGATTTCCATTTCGGCGCGCCGATGAACCTCGATCCCAAGCTGCTGCAACTGGCGCAGGAACGCATCGTCGCCGCCGAAGCCCTGTCGCCCAATACCGTGCGCCGCTCGGACACCTGCCTGGTGGTCGTCGGTCGCGGCACCACCGATCCCGACGCCAACGGCGAAGTGGCCAAGCTGGCGCGCATGCTCGAAGAGGGGTTGGGCTTCGGCGCAGCCTACGTCTGCTATTCCGGCACCGCCAGCCCGCTGGTGGCCGATGGTTTGCGCAGCGCTGCAAAGCTCGGCTACGCGCGCGTGGTGGTGCTGCCGTTCTTCCTGTTCGACGGTGTGCTGGTCAAGCGCATCTATGCCGCAGCAGACGACCTGGCCGAGCGCGAGCCGGGCCTGGAAGTGCTCAAGGCCGGCTACCTGGGCGTGCATCCGCTGATGGCGGACGTGATGATCGAACGCGCGCGCGAAGCGGTGGCCGGTCGCGCGGCGATGAACTGCTCGCTGTGCAAATACCGGGTGCAGATCGTCGGCTTCGAGCAGCAGGTGGGCGAGCCGCAGCAGGCGCATCACCTGGCCGTACGCGCGCTATCGGCCAGGCTGAACGAGCCGCTTGCGGCACAGCCTTCCCGGTACAAACCTTACCTGCCGCATCCGATCGAAGCGGAAAGCTTCCGCATCATCGCCGAGGGCCGCGACTGGACGCCATTCCCGCAGGACCAGCTGACCATCCTGCAACGGCTGGTGCATACCAGCGGCGACTTCGACGCCGTCAACGACATGTATTTCTCGCCGGGCGCCGTGGACAGCGGCATCCGCGCGCTCCTGCGCTGCAAGCGCATCCTCACCGATGTGACCATGGTGCAGACTGGCCTCAAGCGCGCGCTGCTCGAAGAACTGGGTATCGACACCTGGTGCGGCGTGCATGACCGCGAAACACATTTAATGTCCGAACAATACGGCATCACCCGTTCGGCGGCCGGCATCCGCCGGGGCTGGGAAAAATTCGGCAACGACGTGGTGGTCTCGATCGGCGACGCGCCGACGGCGATTGCCGAAGCCACGCGCCTGATCCGCGAGCATGGCTGGCGCCCGCAACTGGTGATCGGCCTGCCGGTGGGCTTTGTCGGCACGCGCGAGACCAAGGAAGATTTGCGACGCTGCCTGCAGGTGCCGCGCATTACCAACCGCGGCACGCGCGGCGGCTCGCCATGGGCGGCCAGCGTGGTCAATGGCCTGATGATCGATGCGTTGAACGGCCTGTCGGCGCAACAAGCTTCTGAACAAGCGGCCGAACCAGCAGCAGAACAAGCAGCAGAACCGGCGGCGGTACCGAGGGAAGATGTCGCTGGCTGA
- the cobM gene encoding precorrin-4 C(11)-methyltransferase, whose protein sequence is MKVYFVGAGPGAADLITLRGARLLGSVRMVLYAGSLVPVEMLSHCAPDTELLDTAQMDLEQQQACYVRAKEQDIDVVRLHSGDPAIYGATAEQMRRLEALGIAYEIVPGVSSFTAAAAAIGTELTKPEVSQSVILTRVSGRASAVPELESIARLAEHRATMCIFLSGPHLKKIVTDLLLHYPPETPVSLVHRATWPEQRSYTGTLGTILEETKRGAWNLTTMMLVGAALDKGIAAESSLYSKDFTHLFRVVKKSEEAA, encoded by the coding sequence ATGAAAGTGTATTTTGTAGGTGCCGGCCCTGGCGCCGCCGATTTGATCACCCTGCGCGGCGCGCGCCTGCTGGGCAGCGTGCGCATGGTGCTGTACGCGGGTTCGCTGGTGCCGGTGGAAATGCTCAGCCACTGCGCGCCCGACACCGAACTGCTCGACACCGCGCAGATGGACCTGGAACAGCAGCAGGCCTGTTACGTGCGCGCCAAGGAACAGGACATCGACGTGGTGCGCCTGCACTCGGGCGACCCGGCCATCTACGGCGCCACCGCCGAGCAGATGCGCCGCCTCGAAGCGCTGGGCATCGCGTATGAAATCGTGCCGGGCGTGTCTTCATTTACGGCAGCAGCAGCTGCCATCGGCACCGAACTGACCAAGCCGGAAGTGTCGCAAAGCGTGATCCTCACCCGCGTTTCGGGCCGCGCGTCGGCCGTGCCGGAACTGGAATCGATCGCGCGGCTGGCCGAGCACCGCGCCACCATGTGCATCTTCCTCTCCGGCCCGCACCTGAAGAAAATCGTCACCGACCTGCTGCTGCACTATCCGCCGGAAACGCCGGTAAGCCTGGTGCACCGCGCCACCTGGCCCGAACAGCGCAGCTACACCGGCACGCTGGGCACGATCCTGGAAGAGACCAAGCGCGGCGCCTGGAATCTCACCACGATGATGCTGGTGGGCGCGGCGCTTGACAAGGGCATCGCCGCCGAATCGAGCCTGTATTCGAAAGACTTCACCCACTTGTTCAGGGTGGTGAAAAAGAGCGAGGAAGCCGCGTGA
- the cbiD gene encoding cobalt-precorrin-5B (C(1))-methyltransferase CbiD gives MSLAERQPFDLGVLALNGLRRGRTTGSCATAAVKAALRLLLQGVRVSKVDIGLPDGAHYLSVPIQAVEWLEPGQVVRAEVIKDGGDDPDNTHGATIFAEVRRNDAGEVRFFAGRGVGTATLPGLRVAVGEPAINPVPRKMMREAVADVMQGAEQGFDLTIGCEGGEIIATKTFNPRLGIAGGISILGTSGIVEPMSLSTWIASVEVYIRVALAGDQQCVAYLPGKIGREFARDVLQLPEKRTVQIANFLGDALDFTEQVLVEEQRTLGVLWLAGHPGKLAKVLDGWWDTHSSKSKMAMGGVARVASEMGYAPAMVQQIENANTVEAAMDILRQEPGAAAFWREIEHRIAALARGRVPSARRIEVRLFDLAGNLLGEHA, from the coding sequence ATGTCGCTGGCTGAACGCCAGCCGTTCGACCTCGGCGTCCTGGCCCTGAACGGCTTGCGGCGCGGACGCACCACGGGCAGTTGCGCCACGGCGGCCGTCAAGGCGGCGCTACGGCTGCTGCTGCAAGGCGTGCGCGTATCGAAAGTCGATATCGGCCTGCCCGATGGCGCCCACTATTTGTCGGTGCCGATCCAGGCCGTGGAGTGGCTGGAGCCGGGGCAGGTGGTGCGCGCCGAAGTCATCAAGGATGGCGGCGACGACCCCGATAACACGCACGGCGCCACCATCTTCGCGGAAGTGCGGCGCAACGACGCCGGCGAGGTGCGGTTCTTCGCCGGTCGTGGCGTGGGCACGGCCACCTTGCCCGGTTTGCGGGTGGCGGTGGGCGAGCCGGCCATCAACCCGGTGCCGCGCAAGATGATGCGCGAGGCCGTGGCCGACGTGATGCAAGGTGCAGAACAGGGTTTTGATCTGACCATCGGTTGCGAAGGCGGCGAGATCATCGCCACCAAGACCTTCAATCCGCGCCTGGGCATCGCGGGCGGCATCTCGATCCTCGGCACGTCCGGCATCGTGGAGCCGATGTCGCTGTCCACGTGGATTGCGTCGGTGGAGGTTTATATCCGGGTGGCGCTGGCGGGCGACCAGCAGTGCGTTGCCTACCTGCCGGGCAAGATCGGCCGCGAGTTCGCGCGCGACGTGTTGCAATTGCCGGAGAAGCGCACGGTGCAGATCGCGAACTTCCTTGGCGACGCGCTCGATTTTACCGAGCAGGTGCTGGTGGAAGAGCAGCGCACGCTCGGCGTGTTGTGGCTGGCCGGCCACCCGGGCAAGCTGGCCAAGGTGCTCGACGGCTGGTGGGATACGCATTCGAGCAAGAGCAAGATGGCCATGGGTGGCGTGGCCCGCGTGGCTTCGGAAATGGGATACGCACCAGCGATGGTGCAGCAAATTGAAAACGCCAATACAGTGGAAGCAGCAATGGATATATTAAGGCAGGAACCGGGCGCGGCAGCCTTCTGGCGTGAAATCGAACACCGCATTGCGGCGCTGGCGCGCGGACGTGTGCCCTCGGCGCGCCGCATTGAGGTGCGCCTGTTCGACCTGGCCGGCAATCTGCTCGGAGAGCACGCATGA